acagaatttcctataaaaatggaatttctacagaatttttttcctatacaaaatttcgacaaaatcggtccatatttagatactgcttccatatatatcattcattcaATATGGCCtttcaaggctgtagaagccacagttttccccatctttacaaaatttagtacgAGTCATTATTTAACGTCCCAAttcgttgcaaaatttcatcaaagccggtccagatttagatatagccccgacatatatctttcatccgatatggcccgttaaggctgtagtagccaaaatttaggacctttcgtaagaaaatcttacaaggttctattcaatatttcaataggtatgcaaaattaaagcctgaatagatttcaacataagtTCCACATATTGAAAGAAGTTCGGattctcggtggtgtagggtattatatagtgggctccacccgacttttgcctttccttactgtttttttttatacccaccaccatacgatgggggtatattcattttgtcattccgtttgcaactcatcggaatatccatttccgaccctataaagtatatatattctttatcagaCTTAAAAAtctcagttgaaatcacgcttcagtccttaaaaatagagatattgagctaaaactttgcacatattctttttttgtccataagcagattaagttcgaagatggtctttatcggaatatatcttcatattgcccccatatagaccgatccgctgatttagggtcttaggcctataaaaaccacatttattatcagattttgctgaaatttgggaccgtgacttgtgttagggggagttgtgttaagcccttcgatatactttttttaattttgctccgatcggtccagattcggatatagctgccaaatagaccgatctctcgatttatggtcttggacccataaaaagcgcatttattatccgattttgccaaaatttggaacagtgagttatgttaggccactcgacatcttttatcaagttggcccagatcgatccagatttagatatagctgccatatagaccgatcagccgatttggggtcttaagcacctaaaaggcgcatttaaagtccgatgtcgccgaaatttgggacaatgagatgtgttaagcccttcgacattcttcttcaatttgagccagatcggtccagatttggacatagctgtcatatagaccgatccctcgatttaaagttttggaaccataaaaggcgcatttattatccgatctcgccgaaatttggaacagtgagttatattagtcccttcgaaatccttcttcaatttggctccgatcggtccagatttagatatagctgccatatagaccgatttctcgatttaaggttttgggcccttacaaggcgcatttattgtccgatgtcgccgaaatttgggacattgagttgtgttaagctcttcgtcaactttctgtaatttggcccagatcggcccagatttggatatagctaccatatagaccgatctctcgatttaagattttgggcccataaaaggcgcatatataatccgatttcgccgacatttggaacagtgtcttatattaggcttttcgacatccgtgtcgtatatggttcagataggtctatattttggatatggctaccaaaaagaccaatattttgtgctacaaaattgaacaatgacttgtacttattagacctctcaatcaCCGAatgaaatttggtccaaatcgtaccatatttcgataaagctgctatgggggcataaatgcatttttcaccggattatgacgaaaggtagttaacatatattcccgagatggtgggtatccaaagtgcggCCTGgacgaacttaaagcctttttacttgtttttcttttatacaTCCTTTGGTATGCATTCTCTCTTGTAGGGTATTACGGAAGTCCATTTACCTCGGGGTTTCCTCATAACCTTGAATTGCCAATGTCTTGGAAGCGATAAGGAAAGTGTTTTGTTTGCAATTTCTCCCAAAGCAAGAGACTCTCTTCAGCTGTTGATTAAGTCGAGCGGCGAGAGAAAACCAGCTAGAACCACATATTAAATCGAGATCTCGTTAGTTTCGTGGCTTTAGTATAAAACAAACTCTAGAACTGTGAACACACAAAACGCTTAGAAAAACTTCAACACTCAATCACCACTATCGCCATGCAAAAGTGGACGATATTTTTCTTGTGGATTGCCTTAGGGGCTGTACCAGGAAATGTCTTGTCGTTACAATGCAGCCGATATCCAAAGAATACCTTGACACCCAAGGCACCGGTGGACGATAATTTTGCCATAGCGATAACGGGCAATGCCCAGACCTATCTTTTGGGTCAAACCTATAATGGTAAGTAGGCAAGAGGCAGTGTATACCAGGCCAGCGTCAGTGTCAGGCATTAGCGATATGAGAAAATGACGCCTTGATGTCTGGCACCGCAGTGTTGGGGTGTTTTTGACGTCCAGCCGGCATTAGTGAGTGCGGTGGAAATGTTTTGAAAAGTGCGGAtgggtgtgtgtgagtgtgtgtcgGCAAGGGTCTTAACCCACTAACCTTGAACTTAAACTTTGgattttgaatttcatttgaaagGGCATTTTGCTGCGTATGAGCTTGTCCCGCTTGTTTTTAATACGCATTTGTTGTTGCTGGGGGCCTGAGTGTTTATATGTGAGTCCgtccatttcaaaaaaaaaaaaaaaattaaaaactttttaatttttcgaaggtTGTTATTGCGGCGCCATAGCGCGATAACGTGTTATGTGTGCGCTTAGTCGGCGTTCGAAATGGCTGCCGGTTAGCTGTGGAGAGACAATCAGGGCTAGGGGCCTCAACCCGCCAAATCAAACCCTGCACACAAACATCGAAAATGAGGGGGCACTGTTTTATTCACAAACTTTACTGACTCATAATTACACACAAGGGAAAACATCAACACAGAGATCTTGGTGGAAGGATCTCACGCTAGCCCACCCAACCATGGTCCAAAAAGTCCGGCACATTAGATTATGTTGGACCCCGTACACCACACCTACGAAATCACACACTTACCACATTACTCCGCCCCCCCGAATTTATAAATTTACCAACACATAACTTTTTCTACTATAAACTAAGAcatatcaaaatttattaagatttttatgggtttgaaaattaaagattttaaatttaatattcctttttttttttttttttttttgtttaactttcACTTACAATACTAAATactcaacacaaaaaaaaataaagaacaatACTGGTTAATTAGAAACTTTTCGGCTCACTCATTATAAGGCGAGACAAAAACGATAACCTTTATCCCTTGGCCTAAGACGCTGCCCAATTGGCGCGAATTAACAACTTGACCTATCTCCTAAAAGAGCTCTCTTAAAAGACCTTTTCTGCCCTTAGTTTGCTGCAGAATCAAATTACAACCAAAAGACCGGGAATTTGGTAATCCTCCTGGCTACCTTAAGCCTTATTATACGCAAATCCAAGTATTATTCTCTTcacacttcttttttttttatcgttacGCTATTTCCCATACATATTTAACACTAGATAtcaattatttgtttgttttatgatGAAAACTaatcgaatttttttatttttttttttttttgttacctcTCTTTTAGGTTTTTGGACGGCTGCCAGACAATATTAAAATCTCGCTTATGGGGACTTCACAGATATAGGACACAGACATAAATTGGTAAGACACAGCTTTTACCTTGATTCCGTTAACACATTGATTACAGATTGCCTTTTATTTCTTGTTTCAGGGCTGTTTATATATGGATGATCGCAGACAAAATCACACGGCTGCAGCACCTGGGTCAGGCCTCTTCAGCTCGAAGCTTACACAGCACAACCCTCTCAAGCTGAGAAATTTCGCAGCCGCCAGCAATCAGGCACAGTGAGCTCGGAAAATTGGGGCTCACTGGAGAACTTTTCCACCAATAAAAATTTCGCACTGGCCCCCTTATGCGTAGGTTGGCCAGTGCTTATCGCCACTACAGGAATCAATTTCTATTACACagaagaaataacaaaaatcaCCAGTCTACTTCAGATTTTACATGACATCGCCACTCACATTTAAATGTATTTACAGCAAAACACGATCAAAATAAAGTTGTTAATGATGTTCAATATTCTATTTGCCTTTACTGACACTGACAACACAgatatatttcaattaaatacaccgacttttttcttaaattcacAGAACTAAGTTCGCACTATTACGTCTCCTTGGTTAATGGCTTCTCTCTCTCACCCTGGCCAGCTTAtataggcccattttcctcccgCCAAATGCCAATTTTCCAAGATCGACCATTTTCCTCTAACTTTCTTTATGCCGCATTTTCATTCTTTctccaaaataaacaaatttccttTGCGGCCCTCTTCTCAAAGACAGGGCCGGTATTAACTATTGTGAATGCCCATTCGGAATCAACTCTGATGCCTCCCCATTTAAATAAACGGACCAACGACTTATCGGACAGATTGTCATCTCTGACGGATTCCATACATATCTAAAGTCAAACACCCACTTCCATTAAACGTAATGGAAAATTAATAACGCCAAATGCGCTACGCGTTGTAGGAAAATACCTATCAAATCATTAGTCCTGGGTTCCATGAGCAAACATGTCGCTGCGAATATAAATGACATACAAATGCAATGTAATTTGTCCCGGTGTAGAAGAACTCGTCAGCGCATGATTTCGATACGTGTTGTATCGTCCAATGGTATGCGGATGATTATCATTGGAAAATTTCGGTTCTAAAGGCCTGATTCAGAACAACGTGTAACATGCcgaagcgacatgtcgctgcttcCATGACCCTAGTACCAACCCTGACTTACGCCTGAGTACACGCATGTGCCGTACCATACGTTGAACACTAACTATGGCCAACCCTGTCAACCATTCATTGGACATGTGCAGCCAACCTAAGCCATTTCCGCAAAACCTCACACGCCACCACCACGACAAACCCCATACCGCTGACGAAAATTTCCATCCCATTGgatgaatatataaaaaaaaacaaaaggtgCCAATCATCGTCTGTTCCACCAAGGCAACAAGGTGGTGGCGTGTGTAGTGGAGACCAAAGGCGGTATCATAGAAACCCCACTCTTTGGTATTAGGCCACCCACCCCCCTTATCGGCATGACTCCCCTTCTTCTGCCTTCATGCTGTTGCCGTTCGCCCTACTGTGGCCTGCAACAAAACGTCGAGTCCGGCGAGGCATCGATGCCGAAATCGACGTGCAGGGCAATCCATCGAGCAACGTGGGGAACTCCCACACCCTGACTTGTCTCATGCCGGGCTCTACGCCGCATATGGAGGAAGGGAAAAAGGTAAGTATATTGATACCTCATCACGAATAAGAGTGTAATTGTCTCTCCTTACTTCACAGGTATGCAATAAAGGTATAAATGCCTTGACGTCGCCGTGTCTTTGTAGTCCACCTGATCATGTCCCCGTACATATATATCCAGGCACATATCGCCCATGCGAGCCTGTCGCATCACACGGCTGCCTCAAAGGAATGGCTGTCCACGACGCAGGTAACCGCCAATGTGGCCTTGGTGTAATGTAAACGTCCTGTAGTACATCTAAGTGTATGTGTGTTTACCCCTTTGTAAATCGTGCAAATATCAAAATAATAATATCCCGAACATGCAATATATCATGTGGTCTATTCTCCTTATCCATCCCAAACCATTCCGAATCGAATCAGACATGAATGTATTCAGGAGTATGCAAATGAATCCACTGCTTTCGTAGGATATTTGTGATGTTAAAGACTCGTCATTAGGGGATAATAATATTAAAGCGCAGGAAGTGTCATGAAATGCCCAGCTGGCCATAAAAAGGATATGTATAAACGCATGCAAGTGCGAGTGTGTGTATGTGGAACTGCTTCGGCCAAACAGACCAataatcgaataaaaaaatagcaaaggtggtataatatgaaatttgtttgatattgttgttgccatataaatcttaTGGAACATTTATGGCTAGCGCCCTTAGTTCAACCGCGTTGCCAGTTGACAAAAAATTGCATTACGGAAGCTACTTTCAATGGCAATTGCTAATACCAGTCGCTACAAATGGGATCTTTTGCCACCACTTTCTGTAGTTGCTCTGTTTTATCAGTAAATACGCGGTGAAactaaaaatgaaattatttgtcTCTTTCCCTTTTTGGTTCAAATTGTTTGTCTGTCAGTCACAAATGTGTTGGTGTTTGCAGACTTCAATATGGTCAAAATCCCCACAAATCAACAGTGTctgatgtaaaaaaaaacaaatggagaCAAATCCACGTCCAGCCCGGGTTATGCATGTGCAACCAAAACAACACCGCAGCATAATCTTGAAGATCGTTGATagtgtggaaaatttttaacacaaagacaaaataaaaactaGCGGGTGATAAATGAAGAAAAAGGGAATCACAGGCCATTGATCATCGCCAGACGTGTCTATTTCCATTATACGGACGGCaacaaatataaatatacatcTAGTAGGCAAGCTCTTTTAgtgtaaaaaaaacaattacttGATTTGAAGAAGCATTGAAGAGGGAAGCAAATGTGACTTAAACTGATCATCTGCACCGTTGGTTTATCTATTTGGTGTCGTTgtttacttatttattttcaCATTTTCTTGCTGCGGGGCTGCCAAAACGCCATGGCCGACATCAATTGAGAGAAATTGCATTCGTCTATTTAATTAGGTCATTGCCGACGTTGGATATTACAAGAAAAACACAGGTAATAATCTCCTTGAACGTACCGGCTAGCCTTCCTATCGCCGTGATAGACCATCTGATTGATGTGGCTGCGAAGTTCGTCATAATGTATAACGACGGGTAGCTTCTCGTGAATTATATCCACGAACACGACAAAAACTGTATATGTGCAACCAGGTCCTATCCGTTGGTCATGATTCCTAGTCATCAGGATGCCCGTACAAATACTTCAACAATTGGACGTCAGGCtgcaggtaaaaaaaaaaactcgcatAGTTATAGTTGCGTAGAAGTGTGTAACATCGTGTGTGTGTCTGCCCGGTCCGACAATGCCAGCATCTGGTGCAATTAACGGTATTAACGAAATAAGGCAAAGGTGGTATACTGACACCccacaaagtatgtatattagATGGATCGTTGGAAATAAAAGAAATCATGTTCCTCCACGTTGCATCACAGCAGAGTGGTAAATACTTGCATGTAGGTATAGCATTCGTTCACATGAATTCCAAATACTAAAGTTCCAACTGttcaaaaaataatactttCCCATTACCGGGCTTACATATAAAACTGACTGATAGGTTTTGTGTTATCCAGATTAACTACCGTATTTTGGCGAACGTGGCATGCGTTACGTTAAGCCAAAATAAAATCTCGGGGAAATTTTTGACTGGCACAAGCCAGAAATGATATGTAAACTTGATAAATATTGGTAAAATTGATCGGATCGGAAAAGTTGTTTGAAGGGgtagaattttattgaaatgataTCGTGAAACCTGTTGCGACAATGTTATTGGCATAAAAAACTGTTGCATGCGCCGTTGACATGGCAGAGCAACTATAATTGAGTTCCATGAGATCAAATAgcatgaacaaaaaaaattaaatcaaactgGGAAATTTTCCCCAGTTCCATTCAATATCAGCGTTCTCAAGCATCAGCCAATaagaaaaatcgtaaaaaatatatacaattcgACTCAGACATGAAAGTTCTATATACCTTTGCCTAATGGCAACACAATTGAGGTGGGATGGTGATCTATAGTTGACCTATAAATGAAGTGTCCCACGACGTCTTACCGAATCTAGAGAGATCCAACGTCGTTGTAGTGGCtacctatatatcatttatctgTCCCTGTCCAGTTGGACTGGTGCGAAATCAACCCCTAATTGAAGTAGTAACTTTCGGCATCATATAAGGTATGATCttaaacaccaaaaaaaaatttaggaaacCCGTTTTTAGGAAGAAAGACACGATCTTGTGTGAGAGTATACCTGTTGTTAAGGGGGAAATTAATTTCGTTTACTCGTGAACTCTATCTTTTCAAatcttttacatggcatacccCAATGGGTTTCCCATTTAAGTCTTCAAGAGAATACATGTTGTTTCCTATGGGTTTGACAATGCGACATTTTATAAACTTTCGAGCGAATTTCGCATTAaagttttttccaaaatcaCTCAGGACATTGTTTCTCTTGTATACTTCCTGGCCAGGTGTAAAGCTGATTACTCGCGCTCTTGCATTGTATCTTTTTGCACTTTGTTCATAGGCTTGATGCATATTTGCCTTTATCTTTTCGCGAATAATTTCCATTTTGTCCTTTCGATTCGTTTGTGATATCTCATGATCAGTCATTGAGAGCAACTTTTTGGCCAGTTTATAATCGGAGCCATGGGTGTACATATTAAACCCGAACAAAGCGAAGAATGGAGTTACTCCAGTAGCACTATGCACCGATGTTCTTAGGGCACATTCGATCTCTGTTAGATAGAGATCCCACTCCCGATGATCTTTTTCCAGGTACGCTCTTATGGCAGCGAGGACCGATTGATTTACGCGTTCAGACGCGTTAGATTGAGGAGCATATGGAGCGgtttgcatatggtttattccaTATGTGTCGATCATATCCTTGAATGCCTTTGAAATGAATTGCGCCCCATTGTCGCTGTGTACTGTCTCCGGTACACCAAACTTTCGGAAAATATCTTCTACCAGAAACTTTACTACATTGGAAGCCGTCGCCTCCCGCATCGCTTTCAAAAAGGTAAATTTACTAAAATGATCTACAACGATAAATATGAAAGCGTTGCCGCTTTTAGATCTTGGGTATTTACCTAGGAAATCAATGTAGAGTTTTTGAAACGGgcgttcggttatgacttcatTTCCGATTGTAGGCAGTGTGTGTTCGTTCACAGATTTAGTTTCTTTACATACAGTGCAGTTCGAGACGTACTGGCGAACTTGTTTTGCCATCTGGGGCCAATAATATTTCTCCTTTAATCGATAAAGAGTTTTGGCTATGCCACCATGCGCGGAAGTAGTTTTGTCATGTGCTTCTTCGATTAATCTTTGGGTAAGTGATTCAGGTACCCataatttccattgaaattctTGACAAAAATCATCATTTGAGCTATGCCCCTTTTTTAAAATCATGTTGTCGATGATGCGTAGATCTGGTAGCTGTTCCTTGTGCCTCTCAATCTCTTCTCTCAGTGCCTTGTATTCATCACTCTCGAACTCTAGCCTCTCGAAATCGAATACCTGGTCCATTTCTATCTCGTCAGCGGTTGGCAAACGAGAAAGCATATCGGCCACTATGTTGTCCTTACCTTTACGGTGTTCAATATTGAAATTGTACCCTTGGAGTTGCAATGACCAACGAGCTAAACGGCCACTAAGGTCTTTTAGGTTCATTAGCCACTGCAAACTCGCATGATCCGTGATTACGGTAAACTCCATAAGTTCAACATAGGGCCggaatttttttattgccaTAACTGCTGCCAGGCATTCTTTTTCGGTGACACTGTAGTTCTTTTGGCACTGATTGAGTTTTTGCGAATAAAACGCAATCGGGTGTTCATCCCCTTGGCTGTTCAATTGGAACAGTACCGCACCAATTCCATACTCCGAAGCATCACATTGTATATAAAATTGGTTTGCAAAATCGGCATGGCGCAAAACCGGGGCAGAGGTAAGAGCCTTTTTCAGATTTTCAAATGCCTCTTTGGCTTTCTCATTGATGGTAAACTTTACAGATTTCTTTAGCACATCTGTTAGGGGGGCCGAGATGGTTGCGAAGTCCTTTATGAATCTTCGGTACCAGCCAGCTGTACCAAGGAAACTTCTTACCTCTCTGGCACTTTTGGGTActttaatttttcgaattgcCTCGATTTTCTCCGGATCGGTTCGCAAAACACCTTCCCCTATTATGAAGCCCAAATATTTTAGTTGCCGAAaacaaaactgtgacttttttaaGCCGATTGTCAACCCAGCTTTCTGTAGACATCCAGCTACCTCTCTTAGGAGCCTCAGATGCTCGTCGAAGTTGCCTGAGATGATCAGCAAGTCGTCCAAGTACACGAAGACATTCCCTTTCAATCGCTGAGGAATGACTTTGTCCATCAGACGGCATAATCTTTGTGCGGCATTGCACAAGCCAAACGGCATCACACGGAACTGGTACAATGGACGACCGGGGACCGTAAAGGCAGTATATGGCTTGCTATCTTCATCGAGCTGTATTTGCCAGAAGGCATATTTGAGGTCCACACTGCTTATATAGTGGGTCGCGTCAATACGGCTTAAAATACCATCTATATTTTGCAGTGGGTACGCGTCTTTTACTGTCAGCTTGTTAAGTTTTCGGGCATCAAGGCAAAAGCGGTTTTTGCCGGGCTTTCGTACAACGGTGGTTCGGTTGCTCCAGGGGCTTTCGCTCTCTTCAATCACGTTTAGAGCAAGCATATTATCGACCTCCTGGTAAGTTATCGCTTGTACTGCTGGAGACATCGGGTAGTGGCGATCTTTGACGGGCTCTGCGCCTTCAATCAACTTGATGGTGTGTTTTTCTAACGTTGTGCACCCTAAACCATTCTTCTCGTACGTACTGAACGCCTCTATAACCTCATTTAAACGGGTGGATTGTTCAGGTGATAATTCATGAGGGTTCAATTTATATTTCGCATCAGCGCTAGTAATTTCTTCGGTGATTTTCTCAATGTTTATTTCCGAAATACCCATTATATCGGGAGCTAATTGGAACAGACGCCAAAAATCAATACCCAGGTATAAATTTTGCTCCAAGTCGGGGCATAGACACAAATGCATCTCTTTTGTATTCTCTTGGTATCTAACTGAGACTTTTATTTTCCCCAAAACTCGGTAGTGTTTTCCACCAGCCGCGGTAACCCTGCTCGAGAGAGGTATAATTGGAATATCTAGTTCCTCGACGATTTCCCTGCagtttttacccaaaatgctaACCGTGGCACCAGTATCTAATAGACCTTTAACCATTTTTCCCTCAATACAAACTTCCGCGAAAACTCTAGGATCACTTGGGGCTTTCATAGCTTTAGTTATTGAATCTATTAGGAATCTCCTTTGTTGCCGCCACTCTTTGGACTTTTCCCGTAATTTGGCAATCTTCTCGGGTACTGCTCGAGTCTCAGAATTAAATATTCTTTCTCTTACTCGCTCATAGTTCTGTGTACGCTGCTCCAGTGGGACATAATGCCTCTCTTCgggtgtaaaattttgtaaattaacCTTAATACTATCCTTAACTCTACGATCTTCATTATTGTTTACAATCTCTACGACTTTATTATCTAATTCTTTTGTTCTCTGGGGTTCTCGTGCGGACGTGGTTCCCCTGTACTCCCCACGCCCTTCCTCTGGTTTCCCAGTTGGCAAACGGGGCATCTGGGAGTCACAGTGTCGGGTTTTCCACACTTATagcaaaataattttctaaagTCCGCTGGGCAATCCATGAATAAATGGCCTGCCTCCCGACAGTTCCAGCATGTGACACGGGTCTTCTGCTGTGGGAAACAAAGAGCCGACACATTCTCTTCTAACTCAATGGGAGTGTCTCCTTCGGGCCGATCAAATCCCTGGTCACAAATCTCATTAACCTGCCTTAAGGGTCGTTGTGGCACCGGCATGGGTCTATTTTctcgtcgtggaaaatttcgctCGGCCTCAATGCAT
The genomic region above belongs to Stomoxys calcitrans chromosome 5, idStoCalc2.1, whole genome shotgun sequence and contains:
- the LOC131998191 gene encoding uncharacterized protein LOC131998191 isoform X1 codes for the protein MLLPFALLWPATKRRVRRGIDAEIDVQGNPSSNVGNSHTLTCLMPGSTPHMEEGKKVCNKGINALTSPCLCSPPDHVPVHIYPGTYRPCEPVASHGCLKGMAVHDAGNRQCGLGVM
- the LOC131998191 gene encoding uncharacterized protein LOC131998191 isoform X2, producing MLLPFALLWPATKRRVRRGIDAEIDVQGNPSSNVGNSHTLTCLMPGSTPHMEEGKKVCNKGINALTSPCLCSPPDHVPVHIYPGTYRPCEPVASHGCLKGMAVHDAGFWTAARQY